The genomic stretch GGTGGAAAGATTGCTGCAATAAAGGTTCTCTCCGCTGAATCAAGACAAGGAGTGAAAGAGTTCTTGACAGAGATTAATGTGATATCTGAGATTGAGCATGAAAACTTAGTCAAGCTTTATGGATGTTGCGTACAAAGTAATCAGCGGATTTTGGTTTACAACTATCTAGAAAACAACAGCCTTGCTCAAACTCTTTTAGGTAAAATTCATCAGGTCTTGTGTTTGAGTCGGTATAGTCATGCTTTATTACAAACATGTGCCTTCCCCGTTTTTCTGGGTCGTAATTAGCCTTTCATCGTGCAGCTACCGCCACGCTTTTATGTGTTCCATAGCCTCATGTCTAGATGGTCAGTTTACTCAAATGCTAGATGCACTAAAACCTTCTCACTTTAGGTGGAAATCGCAGCAACATCCAGTTTAGTTGGCAAACAAGATATCGCATTTGCATTGGGGTTGGAAGGGGCCTTGCTTACCTCCATGAGGAAGTACAGCCACACATTGTTCATAGAGATATCAAAGCTAGCAACATTCTCCTTGACAAAGATTTGACAcccaaaatttcagattttgggCTCGCAAAGCTTATTCCAGACAACGCTACGCATGTTAGTACGCGCGTCGCTGGTACATTGTGAGTTCCTTCCTTCTTTGTCTTTTCAATTACATCATTCAGATCTATTTATTTTGTCCATTTGGACTACTTGATATGCGATTCTGGCTCTGAATTCTGGTACTGCACTTTAATGTCGAATGTACTGTCTTTAACTCTTTTTTAATCTGTGATGAGTATGACAGAAAATGATATACTTAAAGATATGCTTTACTTCACTACACAGATTAAGACCCCCATGCATTTCTTTGTCGGGATAAGCAACTGGAGATTCTAATGGAACTGACGGGCTAGTAATGATTACGATAATTGACCTAGCTAGCAAGAACCTGTGTGCAGGATTAATTAGTGGATGACGGACTCCTGCCAGCGCCCCAGCAAGATAGAGAAGACTTGTGCAAGTAACTTGTAGGTTTTATCTCGGCATGGCCAGAATCAAATGGATTTTGTTCAGTTCAATGCACCGGGCGTCTTGGGTCATAGCATCAATGctttgaaaagagaaatcgCCTTGTTTAGTATGCTTAACAAGCTGGGAGCACTTCGTTAACTGTACCCAATTTAAATTAAGCCAATCACGAACCTAAAAGTTAACTAAGGGCGCATTGTTCTTATAGGCAGGCTTCTACGTTTGTTCTGACTTAGCAGAATGTTGTAACCTCCATTTGGCTCCCCCTTCCTCATTTTGGAAGCATATTGATATTTTATTCCTGTCCTGCAGAGGTTATTTGGCACCAGAATACGCGATTGGGGGGCGTTTGACACGTAAAGCAGATGTTTACAGTTTTGGAGTCCTCCTTGTGGAGATAGTTAGTGGAAGGTGCAATACAAATACAAGACTCCCCCCTGAAGAGCAGTATCTCCTTGAAAGAGTACGTACTCTCTGAGTGTTGTCTCTTTGAAATCATTTTAGTCTCCTTCAAAGATAACCTTGAATTTGCTTTGAATCAAGCAAAATTGCTTGTATCCCTGAGTAGTTGGCTTGTAAAAAGTTTTGAGTAGATGATAAGTTCCTGAGCAGTGAATTGAAAAGCTCTTTCCAAGATCTGATGAGAATGTGGCGTGCCGTCATTTTGAAGATTTCGGTTAGCGTGTTTCAATATGGTTGACAGTTCCAACCAAAAGTTGGGAAGAGAAGTTTTCAACCACGCTGTGCGTGTTCTGAAGGATTTCAGTTAGCATGTTCCAAAGTGGTTGAAGTTTCCAACCAAAATCTAGGAATCCATCAAAATGGTGGCATGTGCATTCTCATCTGACATTTAGAAGAGCTTTCAAGAAACGCTTATGTCCCCAGCTTTTTGGTCACTACAGGTCCTACAAGACAATCACAGAAAAGAAAGCATAGAGGTTTCCATAGGACTGACTTTTAATTATGCTCCTTCCTGAGGCTGCGTTCTTTTCATCTTTGATGTGGTCAACGACTTGCGTGTTCATTTTTGCCCCTCGTATCTCTTCCTGTTTCATAGGATGTCCTATTGCCAGACTGATGCTATAACTGGTCTTTTGTATAGACAGATATTGCTCTAGGTACTTGATCGGATAAAAGAGAGTGCTTATTGTGAAAATTTGTTATTTCAGACGTGGGAACTCTATGAGCGGAAAGAACTGGTTGGATTGGTGGATACATCATTGAATGGTGATTTTGATGCTGAGGAGGCTTGTAAGTTCCTAAAGATTGGACTCCTCTGCACCCAAGACAATCCCAAGCGCCGGCCATCCATGTCAACTGTAGTTAAGTTGCTTACCGGTGAGATAGGTGTTAATGACAATAAAATTTCGAAGCCTGCATTGATCTCTGATTTTATGGACCTCAAAGTGCGGGGTCCTCCAACTTCAGCCGAAACAAAGAGCACTTCCTATAACGTGACCTCCAGCTCAGATAATCGAGGGAATTCTACCTTGTCATCATCAGGTGCCTCAACTTCTGGTACCATGACCAACTCGGCAGTATATGACCAGAGCTTTTGATCTCGTCTCCGCGTTGTCTTGTTTACAGTTTGGGTTGTAAAGTAGATTCTTGTGAAATTTTTACCAGTTTATCGAGGTTTGTTGGCTTGTGTAAATTGTTCATGTTGCTGCGTATGACATTTGCTTTATGCTAAGTGACATAGTTAGAGGCTTCCCCGTGTAAATTTACCCTATTGAATTAATTCGAGGGCGAGTTCCGCCATTGTCTTTGTGTCTCATTCTGTTACCTCCGATTGTCCTTTTGCTAAGATCTAACCGGAAGGCGCTCGCATCACATTTAGTGTTTCGCGGGTGCAGCAGAACCATCCAATGCAGCGCACGGGGATCACAAGGTATGCAGTTACTTTCCAAACAATTTGTGGGGCTCGATTTGAAGGGTGTGAATTGCTAGCTTCAGTTAAGACTGGTATCCAATGATGATTCATGCGGAGGCTTGGTACACGAGTGACCGGCCCTGTTTGCGAGTTCGTGCCGATGCGGTCTTTGGTTTCGCGATGGCATCGAGTTCGACGCCGTCTCTGAAGTTCCCTGTTTCCGTCACCTAATTTTTCACGAATCACGATTTCTAGCCCCACCTACACAGGACCCGTTCCTTGAGTTTGACTAGTGGCTATCATCTGGGTCTTTGTTCTTTCAGAGAATCAATTTGTTGTTAAGAGGGGATTCAAGTTTACGAACACTTGAACAGCGGGAAAAGAATACTTTTGATGCCAAAAGTTGTATACGGATATCATTTTGGTgctaaaagtttcaatcggatcactttagtatcaaataggagagaaaatgatcactttaatgcctTTGATGAAAAATTCCAGTCAGTTGCAatatgtggcatttttaattaatttttgaattttaattagtatttttttttaaaaaaaatgaagtccacgTGGGTTCcatgtggacttcaaaatttagaaaaaaaaaatttaaaaatttaaaatagattttaaaaaagaaaaattaatggaaaaattttaaaataaaagctttatttaaaataaattgaaataagttaaaaaattagaaaaaaactaaaaagaaaaagataggcTGGGGCATGGCTAGCGGGAGTCACCAAGCCCCGGCCCTTGCCCGAGTCCGGtggtggtggggcggcggcggcggcggcgaggctACAGCCCTTGCTGCCtagttatctttttttttttttttaaattttcagcttatttttcaaattattttaaaataaaaagatttaaatttaataaaaaatgttgTGGTGGACCTCTAGTGAGCCACGTTAGcttcatatattaataaaaaagtgctACGTTGGATTTTCGGCTGAAGAGTATCGGAGTTGGCACATaagtgattttttcaaaaaatttacaacTAAAGTGattcgattgaaacttttgacatcaAAGTAATCTCCGTACGTAATTTTTAgcactaaaagtgtccttttacCGTTGAACCACTCTCGTAATGCATGTGATCCCTTATTTTGAAGTTCAGTTATTCGATGTAAACATACTCAAAGAGTGTGTCAAATAATTCGTTACAATGACCAAGTTTCTTAAAGAAAACGCCCATTTCCTCTGTCCGAAGCCTACGTAGCCGAGTACTGGGGAGATAGATACGGATAGAGGAGGGAGAGATTACCCATGCACTTAAAAATGCGTGGTGGCGAGCCTTAAATTCCAACATTTAATGCAATCCCACCGGCCCACCAACCTATCGATCACCATTTAATGTCTCCCCACTGCACTTCAACAAACGACTTTCTTAAGA from Rhodamnia argentea isolate NSW1041297 chromosome 2, ASM2092103v1, whole genome shotgun sequence encodes the following:
- the LOC115737396 gene encoding cold-responsive protein kinase 1-like isoform X1 gives rise to the protein MSCFRFLSCNKVDSRTGSTSEVDEEISGIHNVKLFSYKELKAVTEDFSEANKIGEGGFGAVYKGRLKGGKIAAIKVLSAESRQGVKEFLTEINVISEIEHENLVKLYGCCVQSNQRILVYNYLENNSLAQTLLGGNRSNIQFSWQTRYRICIGVGRGLAYLHEEVQPHIVHRDIKASNILLDKDLTPKISDFGLAKLIPDNATHVSTRVAGTLGYLAPEYAIGGRLTRKADVYSFGVLLVEIVSGRCNTNTRLPPEEQYLLERTWELYERKELVGLVDTSLNGDFDAEEACKFLKIGLLCTQDNPKRRPSMSTVVKLLTGEIGVNDNKISKPALISDFMDLKVRGPPTSAETKSTSYNVTSSSDNRGNSTLSSSGASTSGTMTNSAVYDQSF
- the LOC115737396 gene encoding cold-responsive protein kinase 1-like isoform X2 translates to MSCFRFLSCNKVDSRTGSTSEVDEGIHNVKLFSYKELKAVTEDFSEANKIGEGGFGAVYKGRLKGGKIAAIKVLSAESRQGVKEFLTEINVISEIEHENLVKLYGCCVQSNQRILVYNYLENNSLAQTLLGGNRSNIQFSWQTRYRICIGVGRGLAYLHEEVQPHIVHRDIKASNILLDKDLTPKISDFGLAKLIPDNATHVSTRVAGTLGYLAPEYAIGGRLTRKADVYSFGVLLVEIVSGRCNTNTRLPPEEQYLLERTWELYERKELVGLVDTSLNGDFDAEEACKFLKIGLLCTQDNPKRRPSMSTVVKLLTGEIGVNDNKISKPALISDFMDLKVRGPPTSAETKSTSYNVTSSSDNRGNSTLSSSGASTSGTMTNSAVYDQSF